TCCCGGAAGTACTCGGCGATGGTGAGCGCGGCCAGCCCGACCCGTAGGCGCACGCCGGGCGGCTCGTCCATCTGGCCGAACACCAGCGCGGTCTTGTCGATCACGCCCGACTCGCTCATTTCGCGGAACAGGTCGTTGCCCTCCCGGGTCCGCTCCCCCACCCCGGCGAACACCGACACGCCGCTGTGCTCCTCGGCGACCCGGTGGATCATCTCCTGGATGACCACGGTCTTGCCGACCCCGGCGCCGCCGAACATGCCGATCTTGCCGCCCTGCACGTAGGGCTCGAGCAGGTCGATGACCTTGATGCCGGTCTGGAACATCTCGGTCTTGGACTCGAGCTTGTCATAGGCGGGCGGGTGCCGGTGGATCGGCCAGTAGGTGTCGCCCCGGAAGTCCGGGTCGTCGAGGGCCTTGCCGAACACGTTGAACACGTGCCCGGTGGTCTCCGGGCCGACCGGGACCGTCATCGACGCGCCGGTGTCGGTCACCGGCGCGCCCCGGACCAGGCCGTCGGTGGGCTGCATGGCGATGGCGCGCACCATGTTGTCGCCGATGTGCTGGGCCACCTCGCAGGTGATGGTCGTCGTCTGCTCGTCGATGGTGGTGTCGACGGTGACGGCGTTGTAGATCGGGGGGATCTCGTCGGGTGCGAACTCCACGTCGACCACCGGGCCGATGACCCGCGTGATGCGCCCCGTCCCCCGGCTGGTGTCCTGCCCGATCGCTAGCGTGGCCATGTTCGTCTCAGCTCCCGCTTCCCTGGAGGGCTTCCGCGCCTCCGACGATCTCCATGATCTCCTGGGTGATCGCTGCCTGCCTGGCCTGGTTGTACTCCTGGGTCAGGTCCTCGATCAGCTCCTCGGCGTTGTCGGTGGCGGCGCTCATCGCCTTGCGCCTGGCGGCGTGCTCGGAGGCTGCCGACTCGAGCATCGCGGTGAACACCCGTGCCTCGATGTACCTGGGGAGCAGGGCGTCCAGCACCGCCTGGGCGTCCGGCTCGTAGAGGTACATGGGGATGGGGTGCGGCGGCCGCTCAGTGGTCTCCTCGACCACCAGGGGGATGAACCGGGTCGCCTTGGCCCGCTGGGTCACGGCCGTGACGAAGTCGGTGAACACCGCGTGGATCTCGTCCACCTCGTGGTCCAGGAAGGCCTCGAGCATGGTGTCGGCCACCTGCTTGGCGTCGTCGTAGGCGGGCCGGTCGGAGAAGCCCACCCACGACTCGGCGACCGGGCGCTGCCGGAAGCGGTAGTAGGCCGTGGGCTTGCGCCCGACCACGTACATCCTGGGCTCGACGCCGTCCTGGCGCAGCCGGGCCAGCAGCTCCTCGGTGGTGCGCAGCACGTTGGCGTTGTAGGGGCCGGCGAGCCCCCGGTCGGAGCCGATCACCAGCACCGCGGCGGCGTTCACCTCGGCCCGCTGCTCGAGCAGCGGGTGCGAGATGGTGAGCTCGGTGTTGGCCACGCTGGTGAGCGCGCGGGTGACCTCGGTGGTGTAGGGGCGCGCCTGCTGGACGCGCTGCTGGGCGCGGGCCACCCGGGAGGCCGAGATGAGCTCGAAGGCCCGGGTGATCTTCATGGTCGACTGCACCGTGCGGATGCGCCGGCGGACGACCCGGAGCTGGCCGGCCATGGCTTACGGGCTCGGCGGGGCGCCGCGGCCGGCCGGGCCGGCCTCCTGCTGGAACTCCTCGGGGCTGCGGCGGTACCGCTTCACCGAGTGGCGCTCCTCCTCGCCTTCCTCCATGGCCCTGGCCTCGGCCTCCCTGGGCGGCTTCTTCCCCCCAGAGGTGCGGAACCTGTCCTTGAACTCCTCCACGGCGTCCTTGAGCTTGCCCTCGACGTCCTCGGGGAGGTCGCCGTGGGTGCGGATGTGCTCGCCGACGTCGGGGTGCTCGGCGTCCATGAACTCGAGCAGCTCGGCCTCGAAGCGGCGGACGTCCTCGACCGGGATCGTGTCGAGGTAGCCCTTGGTGCCGGCCCAGATCGAGATGACCTGCTTCTCGACCGGCATGGGCTCGTACTGGCCCTGCTTGAGCAGCTCGACCATGCGAGCGCCCCGCTCGAGCTGGGCCCGTGAGGCCCGGTCCAGGTCGGAGGCGAACAACGCGAACGCCTCCAGGGCGCGGAACTGGGCCAGGTCGATGCGCAGCGTCCCGGCCACCTGCTTCATCGCCTTGATCTGGGCGCTGCCGCCCACCCGGGAGACCGAG
This genomic interval from Actinomycetes bacterium contains the following:
- the atpA gene encoding F0F1 ATP synthase subunit alpha, whose protein sequence is YVAIGQKESTVAQVKKTLDDYDAMEYTIIVDASAASPAAMQYIAPYAGCAMGEYFRDNGQHSLVIYDDLSKHAVAYRQLSLLLRRPPGREAFPGDVFYLHSRLLERAAKMSDERGAGSLTALPIIETQAGDVSAYIPTNVISITDGQIYLEPDLFNSGVRPAINVGISVSRVGGSAQIKAMKQVAGTLRIDLAQFRALEAFALFASDLDRASRAQLERGARMVELLKQGQYEPMPVEKQVISIWAGTKGYLDTIPVEDVRRFEAELLEFMDAEHPDVGEHIRTHGDLPEDVEGKLKDAVEEFKDRFRTSGGKKPPREAEARAMEEGEEERHSVKRYRRSPEEFQQEAGPAGRGAPPSP
- the atpD gene encoding F0F1 ATP synthase subunit beta translates to MATLAIGQDTSRGTGRITRVIGPVVDVEFAPDEIPPIYNAVTVDTTIDEQTTTITCEVAQHIGDNMVRAIAMQPTDGLVRGAPVTDTGASMTVPVGPETTGHVFNVFGKALDDPDFRGDTYWPIHRHPPAYDKLESKTEMFQTGIKVIDLLEPYVQGGKIGMFGGAGVGKTVVIQEMIHRVAEEHSGVSVFAGVGERTREGNDLFREMSESGVIDKTALVFGQMDEPPGVRLRVGLAALTIAEYFRDEMGQDVLLFIDNIFRFVQAGSEVSTLLGRMPSAVGYQPTLADEMGELQERITSAGGHSITSLQAIYVPADDITDPAPHTTFAHLDATTVLSREISQLGIYPAVDPLTSTSRILDARYVGDEHYTVARRVQEILQRNNELQDIIAILGVDELSEDDKVTVNRARRIQRFLSQPFYVAEQFTGVKGKSVPLDETIASFKALAQGEYDHLPEQAFFNVGGIEEAEEKAKSIEGEE
- a CDS encoding F0F1 ATP synthase subunit gamma, with amino-acid sequence MAGQLRVVRRRIRTVQSTMKITRAFELISASRVARAQQRVQQARPYTTEVTRALTSVANTELTISHPLLEQRAEVNAAAVLVIGSDRGLAGPYNANVLRTTEELLARLRQDGVEPRMYVVGRKPTAYYRFRQRPVAESWVGFSDRPAYDDAKQVADTMLEAFLDHEVDEIHAVFTDFVTAVTQRAKATRFIPLVVEETTERPPHPIPMYLYEPDAQAVLDALLPRYIEARVFTAMLESAASEHAARRKAMSAATDNAEELIEDLTQEYNQARQAAITQEIMEIVGGAEALQGSGS